The DNA region AggtgggagaggaaaggggatgAGAATGGAAGGGTGAGTGGGACCTTGCTTGGTCACACTGAGTTTGGACCTTATCTATTTccctgaataaatgaaagaacaaattaaTGAACAAAGGATTGCTGCAAGTTCCACATTCTCTGTTCCAAAGGGATTAAGTGGTTCCAATGTTTGTGTCCAAATTGGCATCCCCTGGGGAGCATGGCCCCTTGGGCCTGTGCCTGGCTGGGGGAGGCCTTATTTAGCCTGGCCTGGCTCCACTGAGATTTCCTTGGGAATATCTATGTATAGGGCAAGAGGGCAGCCCAGCTGCCACTGTCCATCTGACTTCCTTGGTGTCCAGCCCCCtttcactagccccagaccctgTGTTTAGTCATCTCCGGGCTCTTTTTGTTGACTTAGCTACCGTCCATAAATGTTGTCTGTCCCCCGCAACACCCCGTGTGGACCCTGTACGTTCTCGGGGTGGGCTCGCCTTGGACTTGACTTGATCTGGCCACTCCTTCACTCTCCAGATGGCCAGCTGAGCTCCTCCAGACTTCTTCCTCAAGCTCTAGCAAGGGGCCAGCTGCCCCTGCACCTACTTAGAGAAACTTCCCCCAGTCccccttcccccccaaaaaagtgaaTCCCCCAAACCCTTTCCCTGGAGAAGGTAAGCTTGAGAGAAGAATCTTCTTTCActgtttctttctcctccaaGTGCACACCCTGTTTCCTGGACCCCTCTATACGTTTCTCCTTCTAGACGGGTCCCCTGAGGACAGTCTGCCCCAACTTCCCCTCAGTCAGTATGAATAAGAATCCCCAACATGACTATAGACCTTTATGATTTACAAAGCTCCCGGTGAAAAGGGAATAATCATAGTTGCTACCTCACAGGATGGGTACTGGATGAGATCATGTGgttaaaatgcttagcacagtgtgtGGCAAGTCACAGAGGTTCAATAACTGTGGCTGTCACTTTCCCCTCCTCCTATCCCCCGCCCCTTACCCTGATTCAAAGACAAAACATTCCACTTGCCAAGCACTGACCCTATGTAGTTGCACAAGCTTGGTGACATATACCTGTGCTCCCGTTTACCATGGTTTCTCTGTGAGGGAGGTTATGACTCTCCCCatctcacagataaggaaactgaagctcagagtggcATCGCCACCTGCCCAAGTGTGCACAGCTTGTAGAGACAGGAATTGGATCCTGGGCTTTGGACGTCAAGGCTTGTGCTCTGGCATTCCACCACGCTGCCTCACTTTTCTCTATCCTAATCATCCTCACCCATCTTGGAGCAAGTGTGCTTCTTGAGGGGGCGCTCATTAAGGCGGTGGAGCGGGGCGGGTTCTCCTCACAAGAATCTAGGACGTCAAGGCCTGCCACCTGCTCGGAGGCTTAAATTTCTCTGCAAGGGCCCTTGGCTAAATTAGGTAATGGGCTAGGACTCTGACAGGGGGGTGCTCACTGACCCCAGGATCTGATTGGCCAGGGCATCCGGTCCTGGGGAGCAGGGAAGTGGGAGGAGAGGATTCCCCTACAAATCCTAGGGGCTAGAGAGGGCCAGGGCATCTTTGGCTGGTGGAGTGCAGAGGAGGTGACCTGCGGCAGAGGAGTCCTGGTGACACGCAACCATGGTAAGGGTAAGGGACTTCATCCTTTTACTTGCAGGAGCACTTCTGGGCATCTTTCAGGCCAGATCTGGGTGCTCTGTGTGGATGTTTGAAGATGGAATATGAAAgcttctggaaccctggtgtctGGGAGGAAGGTTGGGAAGAAGGCCTCGGACTTGTCTTGGAAGGGGAGAGTTGGGACGTTCCAGGGGTTGAGCCTCCAGGCTTGCTGGTTCCCTGAGACCTTCTGAGGCTTCTAGCCATGTCGGTCAGAGAACTGTGAGTGGGTCTTAGCTTGTCACCCTGATGGTGGAGAGGGAGTCACCCAGCAAGCCAGTGAGCAGTGGGGGTGGGCTGGAAGCCTTGCCAAACCCTCTTCCTGCCAGTGCGAGAAGGAAACCTCCTCTGGAAGATGGGAAGCCTGCAGGGCCTCAGACCAGTTCAGGGGCAGGAGCCCAAGAGCTCCAAGGGGATGAGAAGGGGCCGAAGATGACAGAGCAGAGTTAGAGAGATGTCAGCCTCCCAGAGAGGGGTTATGATTTGAGGCTGTCCTTTTCCTCTGAGCTCGCCCTCCCCACTTCACTTCAAGGAGTAACTAGACCCTGGACGACAGCTGCTGTTGCCCAGTTCCTGACTAAAAATAACCTGCCCTTTTGGCACAggcaaggaggaggggagggggaggggaggaggagggcgaCAAGGAGGACAGCCAGCAGCCAGCCAGCTGAAGAGCTCCTTGGACGCCTCAGCCCTTCTTCGCTGCCAGCCTCAGTCCCAAGTCGCCTCGCTAGCTGGCTGGGCTTGGACGTGATGGAAGCTCCTTCGAGCCATCTTACCATCACCTGCACAAGGCCCACATCGTACTCCGCCCAGCAGGAGTGGCATTTACTCCAATGACTGAATCGTCGCAAGGAAGCTTACAATCTCTGTCTCTGCAAGTTCTTGTAGGGAGGGATGATGTGTCTGACTTCTTGGGGGTCCCAGTGCCGGGTCTATGGCCTGACACTTGGTCGGTGCTCAGTAACTTTGCCTTGCATTATCGTTTATttgacaacaaacatttattgggcacctgTTAAAGTACCAGGCATTGCGAGGAGgcagggaaaactggaaaatgatGTTGGACTCGTTCTGGCACTTTACAAAGCCTTCTCACACCCCTGATTTCAGCTCATCCCTGAAAAACTGCTAAGAAGAGATGAGGGGATGGGGATACAtttagtgacttgcccaagattactGGGGGGTTCCTGAATTGACCTCTGATTGACAAGCAAGAAGGGTATAATccttagttctttctttcttctttttggctgagctgcgcagcttgtgggatcttagttccccaaccagggattgaacccaggccttcggcagtgaaagcacagagtcctaaccactggaccgcgagGGAATTCCCCTCGCTAGTTCTTCAAAAGCGGGGTTGGGTGCTGTGGGAGCACGCGGTGGTGGGGGCAAGTTTGGAGCTCTTTCTCCGGAGGACTAAGGGGCACTTACAGAAACGGGGGTGCAGAAGAATGGGGTTAAGTCAGGAATGCGCTCCAGGGCTTCCCCTTCTGCTCTTTGATGGTCTGTGTTTCCTGCAGACGGACCAGCAGGCTGAGGCCCGGTCCTACCTCAGCGAGGAGATGATCGCTGGTGAGTGGGGGTGGGCGGGCAGTCCGTTGGGTGGCTGTGTGCTGGGCAATGATTGGTGTCTaggcaggcagggagggtggACGTGAGGCTGACGGTCCAGCCAGGCTCACCTTAGCCCTCGGCTCTCCTTGCCCTGGCAGAGTTCAAGGCCGCCTTCGACATGTTTGACGCCGATGGCGGCGGGGACATCAGCGTCAAGGAGTTGGGCACGGTGATGAGGATGCTGGGCCAGACACCCACCAAAGAGGAGCTGGACGCCATCATCGAGGAGGTGGATGAGGACGGTGAGCGGGTGGCCCCCCGAGGGATGGGATGGTGGTGGAGAGGAGCTGGCAGCCAGGGCTCAGGCTCCCTCACCACCTGCTTCCCTCAGGCAGCGGCACCATCGACTTCGAGGAGTTCTTGGTCATGATGGTGCGCCAGATGAAAGAGGACGCCAAGGGGAAGAGTGAGGAGGAGCTGGCTGAGTGTTTCCGCATCTTTGACAGGTGCATTGGGGGCCTGGGAGCCGAGCGAGGCGCAGAGCCGGCGGAGTCTGGCCAGCAGGGCACGAAGGTTCTCGGGGTGGGGATGTAGGAGGGGGCGTCCGGCGTGGCCCGGGCGGGTCGCCCCTGCCCGTCCTGAACTCCGCCCTGGCCCTGCGCCTGAAGGAACGCAGACGGCTACATCGATGCTGAGGAACTGGCTGAGATTTTCCGGGCCTCCGGGGAGCACGTGACGGACGAGGAGCTCGAATCCCTGATGAAGGACGGGGACAAGAACAACGACGGCCGCATTGACTTCGACGGTGAGGGTCTGGGGAGCGCGAGGAGCGGAAGAGCGAACCAGGCTGGAGAGCCCGGAGCGTGGCGCCCACGCGGGAGTCCCTAGTCTTgaaggcggggcggggcggggccaagctcctccccactccctgcgGGCGGGTAGGGGGGACCTCCGGGAGGTTTTGTGCAATTTATCTACAAAAGACAAGGCACGCCCTCTGCGAGGCCGGAGCCTGGCCAGACCTCGCTCGCCCCTAGGGGACCCCTGACCGCCTCTCCATCTCCTTCCCCGCAGAGTTCCTGAAGATGATGGAGGGCGTGCAGTAAGAAGTCGGCCCTCCGCTCCGCGGAGACCGCGCGTCCTTAGGGCGTGGGGACGTCATCGCCGCCCGGTCCCACTCCCGGCCCCGGGAGGGAGGCGCGGCCCCTTCTGGGAATGTGTCtagaaggaataaaaggaaacattGCAAAGCGCGTGGCCTGAGTGAGGGGAGGACCGGGATGGATCGGGTGTCGGGGGCCGCCTGGCTGGGCCGCTGTCCAGGGCGCCACCCCGGTTGGAGCCACCCGAGCGTCCTCGGGTCCGAACGCAGCGGGACGCGGAAGGCCGCTGGGTCGCGGGAGCCCGAGGTGGCACTCGATGCCCTCGAAAGTTTAGCGACGGTCTATCTGCAGCTGGCGCTAGGTGTGGCAACTTGGCCCAGGGGCTGGGTGGCTCCTGGCGCTTCCAGGGTCCCCATTGCTTCTAGAATCAAATCCTaattccttcccctccttcccacaGTTACCCCTTCCCTCGAGGGGTTCCAGTCTCACTGGGCAATCGATCCTTCTTGCTGTGGAAGTGGGGTGCACATTTAAGCCCTCCaacctttgctcatgctgttctcTCTCCTTGGAATGCCCTTCTTCCTCTTCAAGTCTTGGCAAATCCTTCAACACAGCTCAAATGCCATCTCCAAGATACAAAGACGCAGCTCAGATACCATCTTGTCCTCCCTTGATCCCTGCCCTGACTAGCTGCACTCTGGCGCCCACACCTCTTTTGTAAACAACTCAATTTCAGCCGGCGTTGGGTCAAAGCTAATTAAGGGCAGTGGTAGTTTGGCTTTCCTCACGCTCAGTTTGAATCCTCACGGCCGGTGACAAACCACTCTCTGCTTcctttcctaatctgtaaaacggACAGTGATAGTACTTACCTCACAGGGCTGTGAGAATAAATTAATGTgtgcaaagtgcttagaacagagcctggcacggaGTCAGCATATAATACATGCTATTAGTAATATCATTATCATCTTGAAACATTGAACTCTTTTAGTCATTGTTGCAGCCCTCCCTCTCCAACTCCCTGTTCTCTTCTCCCCTTTCTGGCTTATTCACGTTTCCTGGATTGTATTTCCAGCCAGGAGCATTGCTCGCGTGTAGTAATCATCCCTaggagtgcctactgtgtgctgtgCAGGTGTTGTTTCATTTATCCTCACAACCCCAGGGGCAGATGCCCTTATTTCCATTTTACGGTTGAGGAAACTCGGGCAGAGTGGGGTGAATTACCCAGACAAGTAGATAACAACCTAGATGATATGGCTGTGTGGTGGAAACAGGAGCAAGACCATCTACCTGTTGACAATTCTACCAGGGCGTCCTGAGTGCTTCAAACTGGCCCTGCCTTAAACTAGTAAAtctccctcctccatctccttctCCTGTGTTGCCCACCTCAGGGTTGAGACCCAGGTCACAAATTCTGAAGCTCATTTTTCACCTCTAATTTACTTACTATGCCCTGCTACTTTGTCTCCTTACCACTTCATCCCTCCTCTCCAAGCCCACTCAGCATCATAACTCAGGCCATTATCATTGCCATTCACTCTCTAGACAGATGGCAGCCAGAAGGATCTTTCCAAAACCAAATCTGACCACGTCACTGCCCTGCTCAAGGCTTCATTAACTGCTGGTTACCTCCCTCGCAGCCCAATCTCCTTCTCCAGAGAGAGCCCCCCTTGACCCTCCTCATCTTCATTAGGCGCCCCACCTCTGAGCTTTCGCAGCAACATGTGAGCCTAGCACCCAGCTCCCCCGCACCCAACCCCATGccgcgcagcttgcgggatctcagttcccggaccaggaattgaacccgggccttgGGCAGTGAAAGCcgagaatcctaaccactagattgccagggaattcccacacccagcttttattgagtgcttactatgtgccagacactgttctacgGTTCTTCATCTATCCTGTGAGGTAGCtactaatattttcattttacagagaggttaaatataAGTGCCCAAGTGTATACGAGTAACATAGGGGTGGATCAGGAATTCTAACACAGCTCTTCTACCTTAACCACCACTTATTCTACACCATTGACATGCCTATCTACTCCCTAAACGTCACCCTCCCTGAGGACAGGACTGTGTCCTCTCCCTGCCTCATCCCCAGCCCCCAACATAGGGCCTTTACCTTGTGGGCACTCAACTCAACCACTGTACTGAATGAATGCGAATAATGATCATCACACCTTCTAATACTGACTGCACTGGTGTTAGAAACCTAAGTCAAATTGACTTACACCAAAAAGGGATTTGTTGGTTCATGACACCGGGATGCCAACACATGAACCGGAGGCCAGAGTTTCAGTCATCTCTCAGCTATTTGTCTCTGCTTGGCTTTCTTTTATCTCCAGCCGTCTCCACCAGCAGCCCAGGCTGACTCCCTCCTCTTTTAGCAATCCTAgtagtaaaataattttactttctcGCAGGGATTAATTCCAGGAAACACCCTGATTGGTTCCGAACGACAGTGTAGAGAGTTGGGTCTCTGTGACTGACACAGGTAGGTCATGTGACCATCTGGGGGAGTCAGACACCATGGTCCGGGAAACCACATAGAGAGGCTTCCTAAGGAAGGCAAAGATACATCCACTTTGGCCAGCATTTATTAAGAACTAAGTGTCAGGTTCTGAGCTCTGCTCATCTCAGACATCCTCCAGCCTGgtgtttgtcttctttttttttttggcctcgtggcaaggcatgggggatcttagttccccgaccaggaatcgaacactcaccccttgcagtggaagtgaggagtcttaaccactggactgccagggaagtcccagcctcgTGATTTTCAATTTGAGAGAGCATcagagaatcacctggagagcttacTGGGGccaagaatttacatttctaaccaGTTCCAGGTTAAAAGTGGAAGGACCACACCTCAAGAACACTGCTCTATACCTTTAACTAGAGCACAGCAATGACACCACCTGGGAGCTGATTAGAAATGCAGagcctcaggccccacccagaccaaCTGAATCAAAATTTGTATTTGAATAAGATCCCaggcagatttatttttttaatttatgtttggctgccttgggtcttccttgctgcgtgcgggctttctctagttgcagcgagcgggggcaactctttgttgcggtgcgagtacttctcattgtggtggcttctcctgatgcggagcacaggctctaggcacatgggcttcagtagttgtggcacgcgggctcagtagttgtggctctcaggctctagagcgcaggctcagtagttgtggtgcaccggcttagttgctctgcgacaggtgggatcttcccggaccagggctcgaaaccctgtcccttgcattggtaggcggattcttaaccatccAGGAAGTCCCCGCCCAGGCAGATTCACATGCACAGTAGATTGAGCAACACTGGTCCAAGCCCCAAGGAGGGAGCCATCAGCATGGTCTGAGATGAAGGAACTGATTAGAGGACATCCAAGTTCTAGTCCAAGACCTGACAACTCCAATCCAATTCCACGTGTGGCTGCTTGCTGGGGGCACAGGGGTCCGGGCTGGCCGGAGTAGGAGGAAAGTGTGGGTGAGAACCTTCCCGATGACCTCCTTGctgtcttctccccctccccccaggcctgcACAACCAGCTGCAGGTAGAGCTGACCAGGTTGGGCGAGTAGCCAATACTCAGGCCTTGTTGGAGCGCACCTGGGTGTGTCACCTAGATCTTCctgcaggccctgggctgggcccagCACCTCAGCCTACCTGGACCCAGCTGGTTGGCACAGGGGTTTCCTCCCAGGGGCCCAAAGGCCTGTGGCAGGCCAGTGGAAAGATGGCCCAAGGGGCCGGGGGCTGGCTGGGTCAGTGGTGCAGCAGACAGAGGAACTGCTGGTGGAGATGAAGCAGGAGGTGAACGTGTCCCTGTGGAGCATGGAGCCATCTATGGGAGACCTGGGGCAAGGGGTGAGTTTTGACCTCAGTCCAGAAGGCTTCCCCTGGCT from Mesoplodon densirostris isolate mMesDen1 chromosome 16, mMesDen1 primary haplotype, whole genome shotgun sequence includes:
- the TNNC2 gene encoding troponin C, skeletal muscle, which translates into the protein MVRTDQQAEARSYLSEEMIAEFKAAFDMFDADGGGDISVKELGTVMRMLGQTPTKEELDAIIEEVDEDGSGTIDFEEFLVMMVRQMKEDAKGKSEEELAECFRIFDRNADGYIDAEELAEIFRASGEHVTDEELESLMKDGDKNNDGRIDFDEFLKMMEGVQ